CACCACAATTGGAGACGGACTGCTAGGTAGGATTGCACAGGGACGGCTGAGTTAGCTAAGTAGGTACGTGGTGGAGGCATCTATGGTCATCCCTACGTATTGCTCTAAATATGGTCACCGCGAGCCATGGTTGGTATGTGTTAGGGACTCTGCCCAGCGATCGTCGGAAGTTTTCTATCTATCCGGACTAATCAATGTCGAATTGTAAGACCCCTGACCCCAACATAAATGACCAGTCCTCCCTTGAGGCTGACCGGCAATAACGCATTACGCTTTTCCCACAACAAAAAGATGGTACATAGAAGTCAGAAGGTATACAAGTATGTATTAAGAAGCTTTAGATTTACCAAAGTATGTTtatcataatgattttttatgtttacgcgaatgttagacattaaaattatacaattttatcgtggttttaatatttaggttatctcccgacgttttgaagactttgtagccttcgtggtcacggggaggactgaggtgttgttcatccgtaaagtcaaagtttcaatatctacctacatgttataaatatacaactttttaaattttagctgttggttgTCCAATCTACGtaaaatgagctcacagtgtcttgaagtctggcagccggtcttttgggctccgatttaattaattgcagAACTGGATATTAGGCTTGTgtaagcttccaaccatcttccctattgaaattaggatgttttttaatttcaatagcttaGCGAATCATCCTAgacaggaatcggtgttctttggcaaggatttctGGCTTGTCTAGTGGCAGATAATGATTAGAACCCCCGTCAGAGTGTTTAACgtctgcagacttcgtagagcgtcagtgtttcacgtcagctatatgttcttttatgCGGGTCCctacatttgtttttgtttggcctaggaaaaaaactatttatattttcagcCATCCATGCCAACGCTGACTAATTAAGAAGTGTTAAAGCTGTAGACAATGGAATTATATGCCCACAGACCACCTTGTATCCCTACGAAGACGTAAAAATTGATAAAACCATGGAAGAAGATTGCCTCATAGTGAATTTGTGTCTGACATACAAGATAGATAGAATAACCTACCAGGTTTAGTGCATATACACGGTGGAGCTTTCTAATTAGGTTACGGTTATTcgatacaattaaaaaaatcttgccCGAACTAAAAACATTATCGTCATAACATTTAATTACCGCCTCGGCGTGCATGGTTTTCTATGTTTGGGTACGAAAGACATTCCCGGTAATGCTGGTATGAAGGATCAAGTGGCTTTACTGCGCtgggtgaaagaaaacatagtaAGTAGTGAGTAAAACCATGCAAGTGCATGGTTTTACTACGCTGggtgaaaaataatatacatacctCTGGAAATCCTAAAGACATATCCATCAATGGTGGCAGCGCTGGTGCTGCATCGGAGGATCCAGTAATGATGTCAAAAACTTCTAAAGGTTTATACAATAAAGTAATACTAGAGAGCGGTTTTAGTTTGGCAACTTTTGCAATGCAGCCGGATCCATTGGAACACGCCAAGAAGTTTGCAAAACAGTAATATTTTGAAGATACCAATGATATTTATGCTTTGGAAAAGTTCTACAAGACTGCTACTATAGAACAGCTCACGATAGATCCATTCAGGGAACGAAAAGATTCTACGTTTGTTTTCTCACAATGCGTTCAACGCGATATGGTCGAGGAAGTCTTCCTCGACGAGTACCTCCTCACAATTTTACAAAATGGAAACATACGTACACTCTTACTCAACGCTCACGCTAACGTGGCGCGTTGCGATGTGTCGTGAATTTTTTTACGTTGCTTGTCGTAGATTTCCACGATATGACGTCGTATCATGTTTTTGAGTATGAGCCCTTACACACAATCCACGGTATCCGCTTTTAAGCCACTTGTAGTTATCGCTTGTAGTTCGGTTATCGCTCTTGATCGCGTCGCAATCAAAACCAactggcttatacaaacacaccggccCTTCGGGTAAGCGCTTAAGGCGCTCGCAACTCTTCGGAATTAAGTAACCATGCAGGCTTATACATCAGAGTCCATTCTAAAGATTTGTTTATGGATTAAGTCACCGTAGGACATCACCCAATGTCAAGTGATCTCCAATGCTCATTAAAActcataatatcaaaaatatcatGGTTTTGCTTAGCCTTAAATTAAAGGAACAGTGTGGGGACTGTTAAGCTCTTCGATATCTCACTCAACATACCTTAAAACGTAATAGAAAACCGGCActttatgtttgttttctttgtcaCAGCATTTTTGCTCTTGTCGAGCCACTAATGCTTTATAAGACTGTGATGAGAGTAAACGGTTCTAGGTAAGAAGTTTTATAGACTTTCGTCCGGCGGTCGTCCGATGTTTTGCATTTATGGGGACCGCTTAATATCAGGTACACCGAGGATACCACCATACCCCCCTCCCACTCCACCCTCTCCTAAAACTGAGCGGTATTAGTGATTCACTTTTCCCACTACATCTAAAAAACGTTTAGGTTTAGGTCAACATTTACCTGTGCTTGAGATGATATCGGATTATGACGGTACATAGAAGCCAAAAGGTATAGGTATATATGTGCATGTATTAAGAAAATTTAGATTCAtaacagtatatattttttatcacgaTGACGTAAGGTTTTCAAAGGTTTTAAGtagtttttaaagtaatagtCCGAAATTAATCACATCCTGTTACTATAAATACACAGATAATAATGTACCTAATAAACAGCAAGTCATAGAGCAAGCCAAGGTTAGTTAATGAAGCAGCCACTAGCCGGTAATCAGTATGTAATCAGCGCGATGTCGAAGTGGACGTTCGTGTGTGTCTGCGCCGCGGCGGTCCTGGCGGAGGAGGGCTCGCGCGTGGTGCGGCTCGCGCAGGGGCCCGTTCGAGGGTACAGAGACGCTGACGGAGACCTGTTCGCTTTCTACGGCGTCCCGTACGCGACCGCGCCTActggaaaaaataaattcaaggtactataacataataataataattcagtcTCTCATCCCCTCGGCCCATTGTAATCGCAGGTAAAAAAGTTACTCTCACGTTTACAAACTTTAAACCACGAGAACtatcatgcaaaattaattgaacttaaacacaagaatatgccaaatgttCAACTTATAGATTTCTTCTAGTCATTTACGGttagtttacaaactaattGACCTTAGGAGTGATGAgaagtcaaaaaaaaattgtacttaatctaatggcaaattttaagaattttccatcttgctgtcttttaaggctgattgTAGCCAAAATAGCTcccatgaaggactatgtttttttaatgaatatgtaagtcgagagtctggagaagtttttgatctaccttagaaccacgaagtcacctgtgaatttttttttaatttaaagaagaaaatttaagtcataattcacaGAACGTGAGTTTTTCTCTTTAccccaacattttcataattttcattaaagttacgaagctgattgattttagcaaaaaagtacaactaatgaacaATTagttgcaataataaaatctccGAATAAgtcttttacttttttaaaaagaaaatatttaatcgttcaaatcgaaaattctcaaaaattcagaaaaatattcataactcgaaaactatgagaattcgcggaacatacatgggggtgattcggataccccaaggggtgctctatctctggacctccgcttgacactactttcttgGACACCCACCctgtaaaatactataatatataattcgaACCGCCTACGATttgtcgaaaaaatatttttcttttcttgttCTTCTTTTTATCATACTTATAACTcctttaattcaatttaaagctTTTAAGGGTTTTGATGATAGAATCAAAACACTTAAATGTGATGATTTAAatgtatacatttaataaaacgttgtaatcgaaaaaaaatggtaaatttGACAGATTAAATttacgtgatttttttatttttcgcaatctttttttttagtaattttcttACTTTTAGTAGGGCATATTTCCCCCACTAGCTTTAACAACTGCTTACATACCTCTATTAAGCGAtctcatcattttttttatgtcctcTTGCGAGGTTCGCTCCCATTCCTTTTCTATGTAACTTCCCAGCTGCTGTAGGGATTCTGGAACGGGATCACGGTCTGTAACCATCCGTTTTATTTGTTCCTACAAGCGTTCTAAAGGATTCAAGTCAGGGCTATTAGCTGGCTAACACATAACTTGAATCCCAATCTCTTGAAGGTACTGTGTTATTGTTCTAGCCAAATGAGGTCTCGCGTTGTCATGCATTAACAGAAAATCTGCGCCATTACATCCGGCATAAGGCATAGCATGAGGTTTTTAAATCTCTCTAATGTAAATATCGGCATTAATACCACGATTTCTTAAAAAAACGAGTTCGGTACCTCCCGTAAAAGAAATGCCACCCCAAAACATTGTAGAGCCGCCACCGAACCGAACGGTCTCCAGCTCTTCGCATAACATTATGGCGACCGTCAGAGTCGATAAGattcattcaaataaattttaaaagacagCCGCCTAGCGTGTATCATAAGCGAAGACTAGCGGGGACTAAGGGAGcctgtatatattatgtataatgtatggGAAGGATGAGTAAAGCAATAGGAAAGAGCAAGGTAGGCAGGATAGGGtgcataatataactataacagGACGAAGTTGTGGGcaaagctagtttattaataaaacttactgaacaataaatattaggtaATCTTACTTATGAGGCGCCCATAAATGGGTGCACATGGATAGTTTTTATAAGGCATACTTAGATCATATTGATTAAGTTTTTTGattaacttgtattttttttaacaacacTGTCGTATTCTAAGGATAGTTTTTTGTATTGAGTACAAATTTCTAATTCCGGtatgatactaagtagaaaaacaacacaataacgcttataaactatatatttttctattgacGATCAAACTATTTGTATTTTCAGCCACCCATGCCACCACCGACTAATGAAGAAG
The sequence above is drawn from the Manduca sexta isolate Smith_Timp_Sample1 chromosome 28, JHU_Msex_v1.0, whole genome shotgun sequence genome and encodes:
- the LOC115445537 gene encoding LOW QUALITY PROTEIN: cholinesterase 2-like (The sequence of the model RefSeq protein was modified relative to this genomic sequence to represent the inferred CDS: substituted 1 base at 1 genomic stop codon), with protein sequence NLARTKNIIVITFNYRLGVHGFLCLGTKDIPGNAGMKDQVALLRWVKENIVSTSGNPKDISINGGSAGAASEDPVMMSKTSKGLYNKVILESGFSLATFAMQPDPLEHAKKFAKQXYFEDTNDIYALEKFYKTATIEQLTIDPFRERKDSTFVFSQCVQRDMVEEVFLDEYLLTILQNGNIRTLLLNAHANVARCDVS